The Prionailurus bengalensis isolate Pbe53 chromosome A3, Fcat_Pben_1.1_paternal_pri, whole genome shotgun sequence genome includes a window with the following:
- the NDUFAF5 gene encoding arginine-hydroxylase NDUFAF5, mitochondrial isoform X4 — MRCLHWVNDLPRALEQIHYVLKPDGVFIGAMFGGDTLYELRCSLQLAETEREGGFSPHVSPFTAVNDLGHLLGRAGFNTLTVDTDEIQVNYPGMFELMEDLQGMGESNCAWNRKALLHRDTMLAAAAVYGEMYGNDNGSVPATYQIYYMIGWKYHDSQAQPAERGSATVSFGELGKINNLMSQEKKSQ, encoded by the exons TTTACACTGGGTGAATGACCTTCCTAGAGCACTTGAACAG ATTCATTATGTTTTAAAACCAGATGGAGTGTTTATTGGTGCAATGTTTGGAGGTGACACACTCTATGAACTTCGGTGTTCGTTACAGTTagcagaaacagaaagggaaggaggattTTCTCCACATGTTTCTCCTTTCACTGCTGTCAATGACCTAGGACATCTGCTTGGGAGAGCTGGCTTTAATACACTGACTGTG gatACTGATGAAATTCAAGTTAACTATCCTGGGATGTTTGAATTGATGGAAGATTTACAAG GTATGGGTGAGAGTAACTGTGCTTGGAATAGAAAAGCCCTGCTGCACCGAGACACGATGCTGGCGGCTGCAGCGGTGTATGGAG AAATGTACGGAAATGACAACGGTTCAGTACCTGCCACGTATCAAATCTATTACATGATAGGATGGAAATACCATGATTCACAG gCCCAACCAGCTGAAAGAGGTTCAGCAACTGTGTCATTTGGAGagctgggaaaaataaataatcttatgtCACAGGagaaaaaatcacaataa
- the NDUFAF5 gene encoding arginine-hydroxylase NDUFAF5, mitochondrial isoform X5, whose amino-acid sequence MFGGDTLYELRCSLQLAETEREGGFSPHVSPFTAVNDLGHLLGRAGFNTLTVDTDEIQVNYPGMFELMEDLQGMGESNCAWNRKALLHRDTMLAAAAVYGEMYGNDNGSVPATYQIYYMIGWKYHDSQAQPAERGSATVSFGELGKINNLMSQEKKSQ is encoded by the exons ATGTTTGGAGGTGACACACTCTATGAACTTCGGTGTTCGTTACAGTTagcagaaacagaaagggaaggaggattTTCTCCACATGTTTCTCCTTTCACTGCTGTCAATGACCTAGGACATCTGCTTGGGAGAGCTGGCTTTAATACACTGACTGTG gatACTGATGAAATTCAAGTTAACTATCCTGGGATGTTTGAATTGATGGAAGATTTACAAG GTATGGGTGAGAGTAACTGTGCTTGGAATAGAAAAGCCCTGCTGCACCGAGACACGATGCTGGCGGCTGCAGCGGTGTATGGAG AAATGTACGGAAATGACAACGGTTCAGTACCTGCCACGTATCAAATCTATTACATGATAGGATGGAAATACCATGATTCACAG gCCCAACCAGCTGAAAGAGGTTCAGCAACTGTGTCATTTGGAGagctgggaaaaataaataatcttatgtCACAGGagaaaaaatcacaataa